One window of the Gymnogyps californianus isolate 813 chromosome 13, ASM1813914v2, whole genome shotgun sequence genome contains the following:
- the LOC127021571 gene encoding high mobility group protein HMGI-C-like — MSNERPVNPGSSILTEGLKRKRGRPKKQPQEEAVGPLPVKKPRGRPKGSKKVTTVSGQMVGPSAGKRPRGRPRKWPQLVVQEGVSQEGNPQGSSDLNLNSAPATQGITGKDGSRPSKTTGLRRSLSNIPATAQ; from the exons ATGAGCAACGAGAGGCCAGTGAACCCTGGCTCATCTATACTGACCGAGGGCCTgaagagaaagaggggaagaCCAAAGAAGCAGCCACAG gaggaggctgtgggaccATTGCCAGTGAAGAAACCACGAGGAAGGCcaaaaggaagcaagaaagTGACTACTGTATCTGGACAAATG GTAGGACCTTCTGCTGGGAAAAGGCCAAGAGGGAGGCCCCGCAAGTGG CCTCAACTAGTGGTCCAAGAAGGAGTGTCTCAGGAAGGAAATCCTCAGGGAAGCAGTGACTTGAATTTGAACTCGGCACCAGCCACACAAG GCATCACTGGAAAAGATGGTTCCAGGCCCAGCAAAACTACTGGTCTTAGGAGATCTCTGAGTAACATCCCTGCCACAGCTCAGTAG
- the C13H3orf18 gene encoding uncharacterized protein C3orf18 homolog translates to MSYSSPSVHDLYHSTTTTARPDPGTTLDVTVPETATISPETTSFNSTKIPDVASTGPSMSTMLLSFGIITVIGLAVAMVLYIRKRKRLEKLRHQLMPMYNFDPTEEQDELEQELLEHGRDAASSQASQSKILLTSQGALQRPSRLVFTDVANAINA, encoded by the exons ATGAGTTACAGCTCACCCTCTGTGCATGACTTGTATCACAGCACCACCACCACGGCCAGGCCAGACCCAGGGACAACTCTGGATGTGACTGTACCAGAAACAGCTACCATAAGCCCTGAGACTACCAGTTTCAACAGCACCAAAATCCCAGATGTGGccagcactggacccagcaTGAGCACAATGCTGCTATCCTTTGGGATCATTACTGTGATTGGGTTGGCTGTAGCTATG gtTCTGTATatcaggaagaggaagag GTTGGAGAAACTACGGCACCAGCTCATGCCCATGTACAACTTTGATCCCACCGAGGAACAGGATGaactggagcaggagctgctagAACATGGGCGAGATGCAGCATCTTCCCAGGCATCGCAGAGCAAG ATTCTGCTGACAAGTCAAGGAGCCCTCCAGAGACCCAGCCGTCTTGTGTTCACAGACGTTGCCAATGCCATCAATGCATGA